The sequence caaccaaaccaatccaaaccaatccaaaccaatccaaaccaatccaaaccaatccaaaccaatccaaaccaatccaaaccaatccaaaccaatccaaaccaaccaaaccaatccaaaccaatccaaaccaaaccaatccaaccaatccaaaccaatccaaaccaatccaaaccaatccaaaccaatccaaaccaaccaaatccaatccaaaccaatccaaaccaatccaaaccaatccaaaccaatccaaaccaatccaaaccaatccaaaccaaccaaaccaatccaaaccaaaccaaaccaaaccaatccaaccaaaccaatcccaaaccaatccaaaccaatccaaaccaaccaaaccaaccaaaccaatccaaaccaatccaaaccaatccaaaccaatcccaaaccaatccaaaccaatccaaaccaaccaaaccaatccaaaccaaccaaaccaatccaaaccaatccaaaccaatccaaccaaccaaaccaaccaaaccaatccaaaccaaccaaaccaacccaaaccaatccaaaccaatccaaaccaatccaaaccaatccaaaccaatccaaaccaatccaaccaaccaaaccaatccaaaccaaccaatccaaaccaatccaaaccaatccaaccaatccaaaccaatccaaccaaatccaaccaaaccaaccaatccaaaccaaccaaaccaatccaaaccaatccaaaccaaccaaaccaatccaaaccaatccaaaccaaccaaaccaaccaaaccaatccaaaccaatccaaaccaatccaaaccaatccaaccaaccaaaccaatccaaaccaaccaatccaaaccaatccaagtccaatccaaaccaaccaaaccaaccaaaccaatccaaaccaatccaaaccaatccaaaccaaccaatccaaaccaatccaaaccaaccaaccaaaccaatccaaaccaatccaaaccaaccaaaccaatccaaccaaccaaaccaatccaaatccaatccaatccaatccaaatccaatccaaatccaatccgaattcaatccaaatccaatccaaatccattccaatccaaatccagtccaaatccaatccaatccaattcaatccaaatccaatctaaatccaatccaaatccaatccaaatccaatccaaatccaatccaaatccaatccaaatccaatccaatccaattcaatttaaatccaatctaaatccaatccaaatctaatccaaatccaatccaaatccaataaaaatccaatccaatccaaatccaatccaaatccaacccaaatccaacccaaatccaatccaaatccaatcaaatccaaatccaattgggCACTAAACAACGAAAGCAGATTTTCCCTGGGCCCAAAAAGCGGTGGCTTCGGTCTCATcgaaacaaaaagttgaaacCCTGCCCTTAACAAATCAAGCCGCCTTAGGGGCGGTTGGTCGACCGCCTTCGTCTCTCGTATAATAAATGAGACTGAAATTCACTCAAGGTCATCCAGGTTAAATGTTTTCATCCAGCGGAAACTAACACGCGACCGCccaaacattgaaaattctCTGCAGCATACTTTATCCTTCCGAAAATTGATTTCATTCGATTTAATTCCACTTCATCTGTCTAGGCCTCAAACTTGGTTTAAGCATATGAACAAACACAACAACTTTAAGAGAAGAGACGAAGATTTTTCTTTTCCAGTTGTTTTACATCACAACCGAAACTTGTCCTACTTTATATTCTagtgttttataagcatttccacagttattaatttaaaaattatattttcatcGGCTATTACATAAACATGTATCATGTGGCAAGCACAACGTTTTCACAGTGAGCCGAATATGTTTTCCAccagaaaacatcctagaccaatAATCTAACTCGACATATCCAGATTGGCAATTCTACGCTTTTTCTAGACGCTCTAACTGGTGACACTTGCGATTGATATGGTTTCGCGTTGGACACAGCACCCCAAGGAGTTGGTCAAACTGAGGTGAATGAAGTCGTTGTCAGTTTTCGACGTTGTCCGTAGTTAAAACAAGATACACAATATCCTGAAAAGACAAAACTTTGTTGTACCACGTGAATACGATTAACGATTAACAAGTACGAAACAAGTCGAATATGTACCAACCGTGTATATGAACGCACAGTCAGTGGGTGGGCCAAATGATCGATCTAGATTCACACTTAATTTGTTCGTCATCGCCTGTTCCGCATCGTTTGATGTCTTTTCCTTTCACTTTGATTCGCTGCAAGGTTTTACAATCGTTTAAATCTTTTCCTAAGAGGTCGATAGTCAAATCTATGGTGTATGTACAGTGCGCAATGCAGTGCACACTAAAGAGTTTCTGATGAGAAAGAATTCAACACCTTCGGGTAAATTAATCAGTTCCCACTTTAGATCTTTTGGTCGTGTGCCACCGAAAAAAGGAACAATCAACAGTTTATGACCCGATAATCACTTCTCGCATGGTTAAGTTGGGAACGTATAACGAGTTCTTCATATAGCATTTTTTGCACCAAGAGCAGCAGTCCTGTAGTCAAGATTAAACAGCTATAAAAGCAAGCTCTTATTCATTTCGTAATCATACCACATCAGTCTTTACAACTGTCAAGATTCTAAAAACCAGCAATCATGAAGGTAAGTTGATTGATTTCAATTAACTAACGCAATGAAGCAAAATTTCtatttgtatttctattgttctattggcacggcaaatgctgggtaaagcgtaccattggtacttcgcgtacctgaaggaataaaatagaccccatctcgcggtccttagcctcttacccagcaactcctatccctacctcccgcggtgctggccgggatacgagcaaccttaggaagATCGGGCAACCAAATCCGGTGGAAACTATAgttgtatgctgacagggaagggggtttgctcctctccggaggtgcaaatcttattgagcgtctgttctccatgtcaggatcggctcacaacagcgtctgttctccatgttaggggcggctgatcatcgtccgagtgccagcgagggactctaagtgaaactgtgcaccatggtccaccggaaataaggaggaatggtcctccggaaatttagggggtttggtgtcaggccctgcaagccagcctttaaaaaatcataagcaacgaacaatcaacaagagagtacggaccggaaccatcggcgaagaccactgcgacgaaaagggactagcgattggaaactcggttcgtggaactgcaaatctctcaacttcatcgggagcacacgcatactcgccgttGTACTcgaggaccgtggattcggcatcgtagcgctgcaggaggtttgttggaagggatcaatggtgcgaacgtttagaggtaatcataccatctaccagagctgcggcagcacacacgagctgggaacagctttcatagtgatgggcgacatgcaaaggcgcgtgatcgggtggtggccgatcaacgagagaatgtgcaggttgaggatcaaaggccggttcttcaacttcagcataatcaacgtccatagcccacactccggaagcactgatgatgataaggacgcattctacgcgcagctggaacgtgagtacgacagctgcccaagccacgacgtcaaaatcatcataggagatttgaacgctcaggttggccaagaggaggagttcagaccgactattggaaagttcagcgctcaccggctgacgaacgaaaacggcctacgactaattgatttcgccgcctccaagaatatggccattcgcagcacctacttccaacacagcctcccgtatcggtacacctggagatcgccactgcagacagaatcacaaatcgaccacgttctgattgatggacggcacttctccgacattatcgacgtcaggacatatcgtggcgctaacatcgactctgaccactatctggtgatggttaaactgcgcccaaaactatccgtcatcaacaatgttcggtaccgacgaccgccgcggtacgacctagagcgactgaagcaacctgatgtcgccactgcatacgcgcagcatctcgaggcagcgttgccggaagagggtgagctcgatggggccctcttgaggactgctggaatacagtcaaagcagccattaacgacgcagcggagaacaacgtcgggtatatgggtcgaagtcgacggaacgattggttcgacgaagagtgcagacagattctggaggagaaggacgcagcgcgggcggtcgcgctgcagcaaggtacccggcagaacgtggaacgttatagacggaagcggagacagcagacccgcctttttcaggagaagaaacgccgcctggaagaagcggagtgcgaggagatggaacagctgtgccgttctcaagatacacgtaagttctatcagaagctcaacgcatcccgcaaaggcttcgtgccgcgagccgaaatgtgccgggataaggatgggagcatcttgacggacgaacgtgtggtgatcgaaaggtggaagcagcactacgaggaacatctgaatggcgctgagagtacaggcaatgaaagtcaaggcagcggaggagatgactacgtcagttcagcggacgatggaagccaaccagcccccaccttgagggaagttaaggatgccattcaacagctaaagaccaataaagcagctggtaaggatggtatcggagctgcgctcatcaagatgggcccggaaaagctggccacttgcctgcacaaactgatagtcagaatctgggaaaacgaacagctaccggaggagtggaaggaaggggttatatgccccatctacaagaaaggcgacaaactggagtgtgagaactttcgagcgatcaccatccttaatgccgcctacaaagtgatatcccagatcatcttccgtcgtctgtcaccattagtgaacgagttcgtgggaagttatcaagccggcttcgttgatggccgctcgacaacggaccagatctttactgtacggcaaatccttccaaacttgccgtgaataccaggtcccaacgcaccatctgttcgttgatttcaaggcggcatacgacagtatagaccgcgtagagctatggaaaattatggacgagaacagcttcctggaaagcttaccagactgatcaaagcaacggtggatggtgtgcaaaactgtgtgaagatctcgggcgaacactccagttcgttcgaatcgcgccggggactaagacaaggtgatggactttcgtgcctgttgttcaacattgcgctagaaggtgtcatgcggagagccgggtgtaacagccggggtacgattttcaacagatccagtcaatttatttgcttcgcggatgacatggacattgtcggccgaacatttgcaaaggtggcagaactgtacacccgcctgaaacgtgaagcaacaaaaagttggactggtggtgaatgcgtcaaagacaaagtccGTGcatgtgggtggaaccgagcgcgacagggtccgcaaGGGGAGCAGTGCTACGATAGAAAGgcataccttcgaggtggtccaggaattcgtctacctcggatccctcgctaacggctgacaacaacgttagtcgtgaaatacgaaggcgcatcatctgtggaagtcgggcctactacgggctccagaagaaactgcggtcgaaaaagattcgccaccgcaccaaatgtgtcatgtacaagacgttaataagaccggtagtcctctacggacatgaaacatggacaatgctcgaggaggacttgcaagcactcggagtattcgagagacgggtgcttaggaccatctttggcggtgtacaagaagacggtgtgtggcggcgaagaatgaaccatgagctcgcccagctctacggcgaacccagtatccagaaggtagctaaagccggaagggtacgatgggcagggcatgttgcaagaatgccggacagcaaccctgcaaagatggtgttcgcttccgatccggcaggtacgagacgacgtggagcgcagcgagcgagatgggcagaccaggtgcagaacgacttggcgagcgtggggcgtattcgaggatggagagatgcggcctcgaaccgtgtattgtggcgtcaaattgttgattcagtgttatctgtatagatgtagactaaataaatgaaatgaatgaatttctaTTGTTATTACAGTGCATCGCAGCTGTAGTCATGATGGCCCTGGCCTTCGCCGCCGCCGAAGCATCCTGGAGTCCGTTGGCATATTCTGCATACTCCGCATCCCCACTGGCCTACACTGTGCCCCAAGCCACCATCGTTCAGCAAAACCTGGGACTTCCTCTGGCGTACTCTGCCTACGGTCCAGCCATCAGCTATGCCGCTCAAACGTCGGTTGTCCCAACTGCTTACGCCTACCAACCGGCGGTTGCCGTTGTCGCTCAAAAGGAAGCTCGCTATCTGGCTGCCAACCGAGGTGCCGTTCACGATGCTCCCCTGCCTGGACACGCAGTTTCCCAGAAATCGCTGAACCTGGAACCGGCACCAGGAACTTGGTAAAATTTGAGCTGCGCAACATTTTATGAAGTATGCTTTGCGATGAGAGATA comes from Armigeres subalbatus isolate Guangzhou_Male chromosome 2, GZ_Asu_2, whole genome shotgun sequence and encodes:
- the LOC134213473 gene encoding adult cuticle protein 1-like translates to MKCIAAVVMMALAFAAAEASWSPLAYSAYSASPLAYTVPQATIVQQNLGLPLAYSAYGPAISYAAQTSVVPTAYAYQPAVAVVAQKEARYLAANRGAVHDAPLPGHAVSQKSLNLEPAPGTW